Part of the Erwinia amylovora genome is shown below.
GGCGCTAAGGGCAAGGCAATCCTGTTTATTTTGCTCACCTTTGCTTTATCACTGTGGATGATCAACATTTTTTGGCTCCGACTCCTGTTACTCGCCATTCTCATCCCGCTGATTATTTTTATCATCCGACTGCCGGTGCATGATACAGGAGATGAATAACCCTGATTTTGCTGAATACGGTTGCAATTGGCCGGCGCTTTGCATAGATTTGGTCGTTTTCGTACGCGGCTTCCCCTCGACGTTTGAATTTCACGCATCGGCGATTGCCGCGTGAGATGAAGCTGCGTGAGTCAGATTTGTTTTTACCGGGCACAAGATTATGACCGCGACTGCGCAGCAGCTTGAATTTCTAAAAAACAGCATCAAAAGCATCCCGGATTATCCTAAACCGGGCATCCTCTTCCGTGATGTCACCAGCCTGCTGGAAGACCCGAAAGCGTTTGCGCTAAGCATTGAACTGTTAGTAGAACGCTATCGTCATGCAGGTATCACCAAGGTAGTGGGCACTGAAGCGCGGGGTTTTCTGTTTGGCGCGCCGGTCGCTCTGGGACTGGGAGTCGGTTTTGTCCCCGTGCGTAAACCGGGCAAACTGCCACGTAAAACCTTTGCCGAAGATTATGCGCTGGAGTACGGCACCGATACGCTGGAGCTGCATTGCGATGCGATCCAGCCGGGCGACGTAGTGCTGGTAGTGGATGATTTGCTGGCAACCGGCGGCACCATTGAAGCGACCGCGAAGCTGATCCGCCGTGCAGGCGGCAGCGTCAAGGATGCGGCTTTTGTTATTAACTTGTTTGACCTCAGTGGCGAAGCTCGCCTGCAAGCACAGGGCATTGAAAGTTATAGCCTGGTGAACTTCCCTGGCCACTAACCGGGATAGGGTCAGCCTTGTCTGGCCCGGTCTTTTTCCACCTTCCGGCGGCTGCCGTTATCCTTCTCTTTTCCCGGTCAAAATGACTGACTTCTGCCGGCCAATCGCAGCCCGGGCGTGATAAAGTGACAGCGATAAGACGACAACGGCGATAAACTGTTATAGTTGCCTGGACTGGTTTACCACAACCCTAATACACCCTATTCCACTCGATGATGAAGTCTTAATGAGCTATCAGGTACTGGCCCGCAAGTGGCGTCCACAAGCGTTTACCGAGGTTGTCGGACAGCAACATGTGCTGACCGCGCTGGCTAATGGTTTGTCCCTTGGCCGCATCCATCACGCTTATCTGTTTTCCGGCACCCGTGGCGTTGGGAAAACCACCATTGCCCGCCTGTTGGCGAAGGGACTTAACTGCGAAACCGGTATCACTGCCACCCCCTGTGGGCAGTGCGATAATTGCCGCGAAATTGAACAGGGCCGCTTTGTCGATCTGATTGAAATCGATGCTGCTTCACGCACTAAGGTGGAAGACACCCGCGATCTACTGGATAACGTACAATATGCGCCGGCGCGCGGGCGTTTTAAGGTCTATCTGATCGATGAAGTGCATATGCTTTCGCGTCACAGCTTTAACGCGCTGTTGAAAACCCTTGAAGAACCGCCGGAACACGTTAAATTTCTGTTGGCCACCACGGATCCGCAGAAGCTGCCGGTCACCATTTTATCACGCTGTCTGCAATTTCATCTTAAAGCGCTGGATCAGGAACAAATCCGTGGTCAGTTGCAGCATGTTCTTCACGCAGAGACTATTAGCGCGGAAAGCCGTGCTCTTCAGCTGCTGGCGCGCGCGGCTGATGGCAGCATGCGTGATGCACTGAGCCTTACCGATCAGGCGATCGCGATGGGGCAGGGGCAGGTCACGACTGCCACCGTCAACGACATGCTCGGGATGCTTGATGATGAACAGCCGCTGGCGCTGATTGAAGCGCTGGTTCACGCCGATGGGGCGCAGGTGATGGCGCTGGTCAACCAGGCGGCCACGCGTGGGGTCGAGTGGGAAGCCCTGCTGGTAGAAATGCTCACGCTGCTGCATCGTGTGGCGATGATCCAGCTGCTGCCTTCTGCGTTGAGTGAAGACATGGCTGCTGTAGCCCAGCGGCTGCGCGAACTGGCCCGGGTGCTGCCGCCCGCCGATGTGCAACTCTATTACCAGACGTTGCTGATGGGGCGCAAAGAGCTATCGCTGGCGCCGGACCGCCGCATGGGTGTTGAAATGACGCTACTGCGTGCGCTGGCTTTCCACCCTAAGGCGGTGATTGCCGAACCGATAGCGCGACCGGCGATGACGCCCGCTGCTTTGCCAGCGCAAGCATCCGCTCAGAGTGAAACGCGCAGCGAAGCGGTGGCACCGCCGTCACCGCAGGTGCCATCGTCTCAGGGGGTATCGGACGCCACCAGCCAGCTCCTGCAGGCGCGAACGCAGTTAATGCGCCATCAGGGGGCGAGCAAGTCAAAAAAGAGTGAGCCGGCAGCGCAGAGTGCGCGGCCGGCAAGTTCATCACTGGAGCGGCTGGCAGCATTCAGCGAGCGCGGGCAGCGGCGTCAGCAGCAGACCGCGGGCGAAGTGGCTCCCATAAAACAAGAAGCCTATCGCTGGAAAGCGCAAAACCCTACGGCAGTGAAAACGGAACCGCGCGCAACGCCCAAAGCGTTGCGCAATGCGTTGGAGTATGAAAAGCACCCGGAGCTGGTCGTTAAGCTGGTGGCGGAATCGCTGGAACGCGATGCCTGGG
Proteins encoded:
- the apt gene encoding adenine phosphoribosyltransferase encodes the protein MTATAQQLEFLKNSIKSIPDYPKPGILFRDVTSLLEDPKAFALSIELLVERYRHAGITKVVGTEARGFLFGAPVALGLGVGFVPVRKPGKLPRKTFAEDYALEYGTDTLELHCDAIQPGDVVLVVDDLLATGGTIEATAKLIRRAGGSVKDAAFVINLFDLSGEARLQAQGIESYSLVNFPGH
- the dnaX gene encoding DNA polymerase III subunit gamma/tau, translated to MSYQVLARKWRPQAFTEVVGQQHVLTALANGLSLGRIHHAYLFSGTRGVGKTTIARLLAKGLNCETGITATPCGQCDNCREIEQGRFVDLIEIDAASRTKVEDTRDLLDNVQYAPARGRFKVYLIDEVHMLSRHSFNALLKTLEEPPEHVKFLLATTDPQKLPVTILSRCLQFHLKALDQEQIRGQLQHVLHAETISAESRALQLLARAADGSMRDALSLTDQAIAMGQGQVTTATVNDMLGMLDDEQPLALIEALVHADGAQVMALVNQAATRGVEWEALLVEMLTLLHRVAMIQLLPSALSEDMAAVAQRLRELARVLPPADVQLYYQTLLMGRKELSLAPDRRMGVEMTLLRALAFHPKAVIAEPIARPAMTPAALPAQASAQSETRSEAVAPPSPQVPSSQGVSDATSQLLQARTQLMRHQGASKSKKSEPAAQSARPASSSLERLAAFSERGQRRQQQTAGEVAPIKQEAYRWKAQNPTAVKTEPRATPKALRNALEYEKHPELVVKLVAESLERDAWAAEIAALTLPKLVQQLALNAWKETIDNGICLHLRSAQRHLNSPSAQKALKEALSEAAGRPIELTVIEDDNSAELTPLEWRQKIYQEKLAQARQSIITDTHIQTLCRLFGAEVDEDSIRPV